Proteins encoded within one genomic window of Pristiophorus japonicus isolate sPriJap1 chromosome 11, sPriJap1.hap1, whole genome shotgun sequence:
- the LOC139275675 gene encoding transmembrane protease serine 2-like, which translates to MGEGVPTSRNDAQLHYVLLICNELTLCFSSRCATKDTVSLKCIECGNRIKVSSRIVGGEAAELGDWPWQVSLHYKSRHVCGASIIARNWIITASHCFFEDDSFRPFNWKVYSGFISQRKLFGATRSSVSRIVTHQGYDSETNDYDVALMKLSRSLEFTGNFSFFPDKVRPACLPTFDQQFPHGTTCMITGFGLTEERAASSSDILLEASVDIISHATCNQRSVYNGKITPRMICAGMLLGGVDSCQGDSGGPLVCKVSGTWYLAGVTSWGIGCARTNKPGVYAQVTQLTDWIFTQMEANSN; encoded by the exons ATGGGAGAAGGTGTGCCCACATCAAGGAATGATGCACAACTGC ACTATGTCCTGCTGATTTGTAATGAGCTGACCTTGTGTTTCAGCTCCCGATGCGCTACCAAAGATACCGTCTCTCTGAAATGCATTG AATGTGGCAATAGGATCAAGGTCTCGTCGAGAATCGTGGGTGGCGAGGCGGCCGAACTGGGCGATTGGCCTTGGCAAGTTAGTCTCCATTACAAGTCACGGCACGTGTGCGGTGCATCCATCATCGCTCGCAACTGGATCATCACCGCAAGTCATTGCTTCTTCGA GGACGATAGCTTTCGTCCGTTCAACTGGAAAGTGTACAGTGGTTTCATTTCTCAACGTAAACTCTTCGGAGCCACAAGGAGTTCGGTTTCGAGAATTGTCACTCATCAGGGCTACGACTCAGAAACAAACGATTATGACGTTGCTTTGATGAAGCTCAGTAGATCGTTGGAGTTTACAGGTAAT TTTTCATTTTTTCCAGATAAAGTAAGACCTGCCTGTTTGCCCACCTTTGATCAGCAGTTCCCACACGGGACGACCTGTATGATTACGGGATTTGGCCTCACAGAGGAAAGGGCGG CTTCGAGCTCTGACATCCTCCTCGAGGCTTCCGTTGATATCATCAGCCATGCAACTTGCAACCAGCGCAGTGTTTACAATGGAAAAATAACACCACGCATGATCTGTGCCGGCATGCTCTTGGGCGGAGTCGATTCCTGTCAG GGTGACAGTGGTGGACCTCTGGTTTGCAAGGTATCTGGTACCTGGTACCTGGCGGGAGTGACCAGTTGGGGGATTGGCTGTGCTCGGACGAACAAACCAGGGGTTTATGCCCAGGTGACACAACTCACTGACTGGATCTTCACACAAATGGAG